From Seriola aureovittata isolate HTS-2021-v1 ecotype China chromosome 20, ASM2101889v1, whole genome shotgun sequence, a single genomic window includes:
- the trdmt1 gene encoding tRNA (cytosine(38)-C(5))-methyltransferase isoform X2, with the protein MECVRVLELYSGIGGMHYALKESGIPGHVVAAIDINTTANQIYRHNFPDTPLWNKTIEGIALDDFNKLSFDMILMSPPCQPFTRIGLQGDISDPRTKSFLYVLDLLPRLHRLPRFILLENVKGFESSAARELLVKTLTGCGYSFQEFMVSPTSVGIPNSRLRYFLIAKMSTSFSTQARSEVRSQARSEVRSQARSEGMSQAMSQHSQSSTSDRVCIQLPDVFPHFAEADSSEQPTVLSPTCPGSCQSEEEVREGQVLYKLETAADAQRKRSQNQDLSIRQIQDFLEPQREGDLEQHLLPPRTLLRYALLLDIVQPTCRRSVCFTKGYGRYVEGTGSVLQGCTETQMESVFAGLDQVSEEEKVQQLLKLKLRYFTPREVANLMGFPQSFMFPEGVSTLQQYRTLGNSLNVVVVSRLLQLLVS; encoded by the exons ATGGAGTGTGTCCGGGTGCTGGAGCTCTACAGTGGGATAGGAGGGATGCATTATGCGCTGAAGG AGAGCGGCATACCTGGCCATGTAGTGGCTGCCATCGACATAAACACCACGGCCAATCAGATCTACAGGCACAATTTCCCTGACACACCCCTCTGGAACAAGACCATAGAG ggCATAGCACTGGATGACTTCAATAAATTGTCTTTTGACATGATTTTGATGAGCCCTCCCTGCCAGCCATTCACCAG GATCGGACTTCAGGGTGACATCAGTGACCCCAGAACAAAGAGCTTCCTCTACGTCCTTGACCTTCTGCCGAG gCTTCACAGGCTGCCTCGCTTCATCCTGCTGGAGAATGTGAAAGGCTTTGAGAGCTCCGCTGCCAG AGAACTGTTGGTGAAGACACTGACAGGATGTGGATACAGTTTCCAGGAGTTCATGGTCTCACCCACAAGT GTCGGGATCCCAAACTCCAGACTGCGCTATTTCCTCATCGCTAAGATGTCAACAAGCTTCAGTACACAGGCAAGGTCAGAGGTGAGGTCACAGGCAAGGTCAGAGGTGAGGTCACAGGCGAGGTCAGAGGGGATGTCACAGGCAATGTCACAG cacTCACAATCATCAACCTCTGACAGAGTGTGTATACAGCTTCCAGATGTCTTCCCACACTTTGCTGAGGCTGATTCCTCTGAGCAGCCCACAGTGTTGAGTCCTACCTGCCCAGGTAGCTGTCAGTCAGAAGAGGAAGTGAGGGAGGGTCAGGTCCTGTACAAACTGGAGACAGCAGCTGATgcccagaggaagaggagtcaGAACCAGGATCTGTCCATCAGGCAGATTCAGGACTTCCTGGAGCCTCAGAGGGAGGGGGACCTGGAGCagcacctcctccctcccagaACCCTGCTGAGATACGCTCTGCTGCTGGACATCGTTCAGCCCACCTGCAGGAGGTCCGTCTGCTTCACCAAGGG ATATGGACGCTATGTGGAGGGAACTGGCTCAGTGCTGCAgggctgcacagaaacacag ATGGAGAGTGTGTTTGCTGGTCTGGATCAGGTCTCTGAAGAAGAGAaagtgcagcagctgctgaagctgaaACTTCGTTACTTTACTCCCAGAGAAGTGGCCAATCTGATGGGCTTCCCCCAGAGCttca TGTTTCCAGAGGGAGTCTCCACCTTGCAGCAGTACAGAACTCTAGGAAACAGTCTGAATGTTGTGGTGGTGTCCAGACTGCTACAGCTGCTCGTCTCGTAG
- the trdmt1 gene encoding tRNA (cytosine(38)-C(5))-methyltransferase isoform X5, which produces MECVRVLELYSGIGGMHYALKESGIPGHVVAAIDINTTANQIYRHNFPDTPLWNKTIEGIALDDFNKLSFDMILMSPPCQPFTRIGLQGDISDPRTKSFLYVLDLLPRLHRLPRFILLENVKGFESSAARELLVKTLTGCGYSFQEFMVSPTSVGIPNSRLRYFLIAKMSTSFSTQARSEHSQSSTSDRVCIQLPDVFPHFAEADSSEQPTVLSPTCPGSCQSEEEVREGQVLYKLETAADAQRKRSQNQDLSIRQIQDFLEPQREGDLEQHLLPPRTLLRYALLLDIVQPTCRRSVCFTKGYGRYVEGTGSVLQGCTETQMESVFAGLDQVSEEEKVQQLLKLKLRYFTPREVANLMGFPQSFMFPEGVSTLQQYRTLGNSLNVVVVSRLLQLLVS; this is translated from the exons ATGGAGTGTGTCCGGGTGCTGGAGCTCTACAGTGGGATAGGAGGGATGCATTATGCGCTGAAGG AGAGCGGCATACCTGGCCATGTAGTGGCTGCCATCGACATAAACACCACGGCCAATCAGATCTACAGGCACAATTTCCCTGACACACCCCTCTGGAACAAGACCATAGAG ggCATAGCACTGGATGACTTCAATAAATTGTCTTTTGACATGATTTTGATGAGCCCTCCCTGCCAGCCATTCACCAG GATCGGACTTCAGGGTGACATCAGTGACCCCAGAACAAAGAGCTTCCTCTACGTCCTTGACCTTCTGCCGAG gCTTCACAGGCTGCCTCGCTTCATCCTGCTGGAGAATGTGAAAGGCTTTGAGAGCTCCGCTGCCAG AGAACTGTTGGTGAAGACACTGACAGGATGTGGATACAGTTTCCAGGAGTTCATGGTCTCACCCACAAGT GTCGGGATCCCAAACTCCAGACTGCGCTATTTCCTCATCGCTAAGATGTCAACAAGCTTCAGTACACAGGCAAGGTCAGAG cacTCACAATCATCAACCTCTGACAGAGTGTGTATACAGCTTCCAGATGTCTTCCCACACTTTGCTGAGGCTGATTCCTCTGAGCAGCCCACAGTGTTGAGTCCTACCTGCCCAGGTAGCTGTCAGTCAGAAGAGGAAGTGAGGGAGGGTCAGGTCCTGTACAAACTGGAGACAGCAGCTGATgcccagaggaagaggagtcaGAACCAGGATCTGTCCATCAGGCAGATTCAGGACTTCCTGGAGCCTCAGAGGGAGGGGGACCTGGAGCagcacctcctccctcccagaACCCTGCTGAGATACGCTCTGCTGCTGGACATCGTTCAGCCCACCTGCAGGAGGTCCGTCTGCTTCACCAAGGG ATATGGACGCTATGTGGAGGGAACTGGCTCAGTGCTGCAgggctgcacagaaacacag ATGGAGAGTGTGTTTGCTGGTCTGGATCAGGTCTCTGAAGAAGAGAaagtgcagcagctgctgaagctgaaACTTCGTTACTTTACTCCCAGAGAAGTGGCCAATCTGATGGGCTTCCCCCAGAGCttca TGTTTCCAGAGGGAGTCTCCACCTTGCAGCAGTACAGAACTCTAGGAAACAGTCTGAATGTTGTGGTGGTGTCCAGACTGCTACAGCTGCTCGTCTCGTAG
- the trdmt1 gene encoding tRNA (cytosine(38)-C(5))-methyltransferase isoform X8, translating to MECVRVLELYSGIGGMHYALKESGIPGHVVAAIDINTTANQIYRHNFPDTPLWNKTIEGIALDDFNKLSFDMILMSPPCQPFTRIGLQGDISDPRTKSFLYVLDLLPRLHRLPRFILLENVKGFESSAARELLVKTLTGCGYSFQEFMVSPTSVGIPNSRLRYFLIAKMSTSFSTQARSELPDVFPHFAEADSSEQPTVLSPTCPGSCQSEEEVREGQVLYKLETAADAQRKRSQNQDLSIRQIQDFLEPQREGDLEQHLLPPRTLLRYALLLDIVQPTCRRSVCFTKGYGRYVEGTGSVLQGCTETQMESVFAGLDQVSEEEKVQQLLKLKLRYFTPREVANLMGFPQSFMFPEGVSTLQQYRTLGNSLNVVVVSRLLQLLVS from the exons ATGGAGTGTGTCCGGGTGCTGGAGCTCTACAGTGGGATAGGAGGGATGCATTATGCGCTGAAGG AGAGCGGCATACCTGGCCATGTAGTGGCTGCCATCGACATAAACACCACGGCCAATCAGATCTACAGGCACAATTTCCCTGACACACCCCTCTGGAACAAGACCATAGAG ggCATAGCACTGGATGACTTCAATAAATTGTCTTTTGACATGATTTTGATGAGCCCTCCCTGCCAGCCATTCACCAG GATCGGACTTCAGGGTGACATCAGTGACCCCAGAACAAAGAGCTTCCTCTACGTCCTTGACCTTCTGCCGAG gCTTCACAGGCTGCCTCGCTTCATCCTGCTGGAGAATGTGAAAGGCTTTGAGAGCTCCGCTGCCAG AGAACTGTTGGTGAAGACACTGACAGGATGTGGATACAGTTTCCAGGAGTTCATGGTCTCACCCACAAGT GTCGGGATCCCAAACTCCAGACTGCGCTATTTCCTCATCGCTAAGATGTCAACAAGCTTCAGTACACAGGCAAGGTCAGAG CTTCCAGATGTCTTCCCACACTTTGCTGAGGCTGATTCCTCTGAGCAGCCCACAGTGTTGAGTCCTACCTGCCCAGGTAGCTGTCAGTCAGAAGAGGAAGTGAGGGAGGGTCAGGTCCTGTACAAACTGGAGACAGCAGCTGATgcccagaggaagaggagtcaGAACCAGGATCTGTCCATCAGGCAGATTCAGGACTTCCTGGAGCCTCAGAGGGAGGGGGACCTGGAGCagcacctcctccctcccagaACCCTGCTGAGATACGCTCTGCTGCTGGACATCGTTCAGCCCACCTGCAGGAGGTCCGTCTGCTTCACCAAGGG ATATGGACGCTATGTGGAGGGAACTGGCTCAGTGCTGCAgggctgcacagaaacacag ATGGAGAGTGTGTTTGCTGGTCTGGATCAGGTCTCTGAAGAAGAGAaagtgcagcagctgctgaagctgaaACTTCGTTACTTTACTCCCAGAGAAGTGGCCAATCTGATGGGCTTCCCCCAGAGCttca TGTTTCCAGAGGGAGTCTCCACCTTGCAGCAGTACAGAACTCTAGGAAACAGTCTGAATGTTGTGGTGGTGTCCAGACTGCTACAGCTGCTCGTCTCGTAG
- the trdmt1 gene encoding tRNA (cytosine(38)-C(5))-methyltransferase isoform X1, with protein MQSGKDACGAVASVVSSDNNIHSESGIPGHVVAAIDINTTANQIYRHNFPDTPLWNKTIEGIALDDFNKLSFDMILMSPPCQPFTRIGLQGDISDPRTKSFLYVLDLLPRLHRLPRFILLENVKGFESSAARELLVKTLTGCGYSFQEFMVSPTSVGIPNSRLRYFLIAKMSTSFSTQARSEVRSQARSEVRSQARSEGMSQAMSQHSQSSTSDRVCIQLPDVFPHFAEADSSEQPTVLSPTCPGSCQSEEEVREGQVLYKLETAADAQRKRSQNQDLSIRQIQDFLEPQREGDLEQHLLPPRTLLRYALLLDIVQPTCRRSVCFTKGYGRYVEGTGSVLQGCTETQMESVFAGLDQVSEEEKVQQLLKLKLRYFTPREVANLMGFPQSFMFPEGVSTLQQYRTLGNSLNVVVVSRLLQLLVS; from the exons ATGCAGAGCGGGAAAGATGCTTGTGGTGCAGTAGCTAGTGTTGTTAGCTCAGATAACAACATTCACTCAG AGAGCGGCATACCTGGCCATGTAGTGGCTGCCATCGACATAAACACCACGGCCAATCAGATCTACAGGCACAATTTCCCTGACACACCCCTCTGGAACAAGACCATAGAG ggCATAGCACTGGATGACTTCAATAAATTGTCTTTTGACATGATTTTGATGAGCCCTCCCTGCCAGCCATTCACCAG GATCGGACTTCAGGGTGACATCAGTGACCCCAGAACAAAGAGCTTCCTCTACGTCCTTGACCTTCTGCCGAG gCTTCACAGGCTGCCTCGCTTCATCCTGCTGGAGAATGTGAAAGGCTTTGAGAGCTCCGCTGCCAG AGAACTGTTGGTGAAGACACTGACAGGATGTGGATACAGTTTCCAGGAGTTCATGGTCTCACCCACAAGT GTCGGGATCCCAAACTCCAGACTGCGCTATTTCCTCATCGCTAAGATGTCAACAAGCTTCAGTACACAGGCAAGGTCAGAGGTGAGGTCACAGGCAAGGTCAGAGGTGAGGTCACAGGCGAGGTCAGAGGGGATGTCACAGGCAATGTCACAG cacTCACAATCATCAACCTCTGACAGAGTGTGTATACAGCTTCCAGATGTCTTCCCACACTTTGCTGAGGCTGATTCCTCTGAGCAGCCCACAGTGTTGAGTCCTACCTGCCCAGGTAGCTGTCAGTCAGAAGAGGAAGTGAGGGAGGGTCAGGTCCTGTACAAACTGGAGACAGCAGCTGATgcccagaggaagaggagtcaGAACCAGGATCTGTCCATCAGGCAGATTCAGGACTTCCTGGAGCCTCAGAGGGAGGGGGACCTGGAGCagcacctcctccctcccagaACCCTGCTGAGATACGCTCTGCTGCTGGACATCGTTCAGCCCACCTGCAGGAGGTCCGTCTGCTTCACCAAGGG ATATGGACGCTATGTGGAGGGAACTGGCTCAGTGCTGCAgggctgcacagaaacacag ATGGAGAGTGTGTTTGCTGGTCTGGATCAGGTCTCTGAAGAAGAGAaagtgcagcagctgctgaagctgaaACTTCGTTACTTTACTCCCAGAGAAGTGGCCAATCTGATGGGCTTCCCCCAGAGCttca TGTTTCCAGAGGGAGTCTCCACCTTGCAGCAGTACAGAACTCTAGGAAACAGTCTGAATGTTGTGGTGGTGTCCAGACTGCTACAGCTGCTCGTCTCGTAG
- the trdmt1 gene encoding tRNA (cytosine(38)-C(5))-methyltransferase isoform X3: MQSGKDACGAVASVVSSDNNIHSESGIPGHVVAAIDINTTANQIYRHNFPDTPLWNKTIEGIALDDFNKLSFDMILMSPPCQPFTRIGLQGDISDPRTKSFLYVLDLLPRLHRLPRFILLENVKGFESSAARELLVKTLTGCGYSFQEFMVSPTSVGIPNSRLRYFLIAKMSTSFSTQARSEVRSQARSEHSQSSTSDRVCIQLPDVFPHFAEADSSEQPTVLSPTCPGSCQSEEEVREGQVLYKLETAADAQRKRSQNQDLSIRQIQDFLEPQREGDLEQHLLPPRTLLRYALLLDIVQPTCRRSVCFTKGYGRYVEGTGSVLQGCTETQMESVFAGLDQVSEEEKVQQLLKLKLRYFTPREVANLMGFPQSFMFPEGVSTLQQYRTLGNSLNVVVVSRLLQLLVS; this comes from the exons ATGCAGAGCGGGAAAGATGCTTGTGGTGCAGTAGCTAGTGTTGTTAGCTCAGATAACAACATTCACTCAG AGAGCGGCATACCTGGCCATGTAGTGGCTGCCATCGACATAAACACCACGGCCAATCAGATCTACAGGCACAATTTCCCTGACACACCCCTCTGGAACAAGACCATAGAG ggCATAGCACTGGATGACTTCAATAAATTGTCTTTTGACATGATTTTGATGAGCCCTCCCTGCCAGCCATTCACCAG GATCGGACTTCAGGGTGACATCAGTGACCCCAGAACAAAGAGCTTCCTCTACGTCCTTGACCTTCTGCCGAG gCTTCACAGGCTGCCTCGCTTCATCCTGCTGGAGAATGTGAAAGGCTTTGAGAGCTCCGCTGCCAG AGAACTGTTGGTGAAGACACTGACAGGATGTGGATACAGTTTCCAGGAGTTCATGGTCTCACCCACAAGT GTCGGGATCCCAAACTCCAGACTGCGCTATTTCCTCATCGCTAAGATGTCAACAAGCTTCAGTACACAGGCAAGGTCAGAGGTGAGGTCACAGGCAAGGTCAGAG cacTCACAATCATCAACCTCTGACAGAGTGTGTATACAGCTTCCAGATGTCTTCCCACACTTTGCTGAGGCTGATTCCTCTGAGCAGCCCACAGTGTTGAGTCCTACCTGCCCAGGTAGCTGTCAGTCAGAAGAGGAAGTGAGGGAGGGTCAGGTCCTGTACAAACTGGAGACAGCAGCTGATgcccagaggaagaggagtcaGAACCAGGATCTGTCCATCAGGCAGATTCAGGACTTCCTGGAGCCTCAGAGGGAGGGGGACCTGGAGCagcacctcctccctcccagaACCCTGCTGAGATACGCTCTGCTGCTGGACATCGTTCAGCCCACCTGCAGGAGGTCCGTCTGCTTCACCAAGGG ATATGGACGCTATGTGGAGGGAACTGGCTCAGTGCTGCAgggctgcacagaaacacag ATGGAGAGTGTGTTTGCTGGTCTGGATCAGGTCTCTGAAGAAGAGAaagtgcagcagctgctgaagctgaaACTTCGTTACTTTACTCCCAGAGAAGTGGCCAATCTGATGGGCTTCCCCCAGAGCttca TGTTTCCAGAGGGAGTCTCCACCTTGCAGCAGTACAGAACTCTAGGAAACAGTCTGAATGTTGTGGTGGTGTCCAGACTGCTACAGCTGCTCGTCTCGTAG
- the trdmt1 gene encoding tRNA (cytosine(38)-C(5))-methyltransferase isoform X4, translated as MQSGKDACGAVASVVSSDNNIHSESGIPGHVVAAIDINTTANQIYRHNFPDTPLWNKTIEGIALDDFNKLSFDMILMSPPCQPFTRIGLQGDISDPRTKSFLYVLDLLPRLHRLPRFILLENVKGFESSAARELLVKTLTGCGYSFQEFMVSPTSVGIPNSRLRYFLIAKMSTSFSTQARSEHSQSSTSDRVCIQLPDVFPHFAEADSSEQPTVLSPTCPGSCQSEEEVREGQVLYKLETAADAQRKRSQNQDLSIRQIQDFLEPQREGDLEQHLLPPRTLLRYALLLDIVQPTCRRSVCFTKGYGRYVEGTGSVLQGCTETQMESVFAGLDQVSEEEKVQQLLKLKLRYFTPREVANLMGFPQSFMFPEGVSTLQQYRTLGNSLNVVVVSRLLQLLVS; from the exons ATGCAGAGCGGGAAAGATGCTTGTGGTGCAGTAGCTAGTGTTGTTAGCTCAGATAACAACATTCACTCAG AGAGCGGCATACCTGGCCATGTAGTGGCTGCCATCGACATAAACACCACGGCCAATCAGATCTACAGGCACAATTTCCCTGACACACCCCTCTGGAACAAGACCATAGAG ggCATAGCACTGGATGACTTCAATAAATTGTCTTTTGACATGATTTTGATGAGCCCTCCCTGCCAGCCATTCACCAG GATCGGACTTCAGGGTGACATCAGTGACCCCAGAACAAAGAGCTTCCTCTACGTCCTTGACCTTCTGCCGAG gCTTCACAGGCTGCCTCGCTTCATCCTGCTGGAGAATGTGAAAGGCTTTGAGAGCTCCGCTGCCAG AGAACTGTTGGTGAAGACACTGACAGGATGTGGATACAGTTTCCAGGAGTTCATGGTCTCACCCACAAGT GTCGGGATCCCAAACTCCAGACTGCGCTATTTCCTCATCGCTAAGATGTCAACAAGCTTCAGTACACAGGCAAGGTCAGAG cacTCACAATCATCAACCTCTGACAGAGTGTGTATACAGCTTCCAGATGTCTTCCCACACTTTGCTGAGGCTGATTCCTCTGAGCAGCCCACAGTGTTGAGTCCTACCTGCCCAGGTAGCTGTCAGTCAGAAGAGGAAGTGAGGGAGGGTCAGGTCCTGTACAAACTGGAGACAGCAGCTGATgcccagaggaagaggagtcaGAACCAGGATCTGTCCATCAGGCAGATTCAGGACTTCCTGGAGCCTCAGAGGGAGGGGGACCTGGAGCagcacctcctccctcccagaACCCTGCTGAGATACGCTCTGCTGCTGGACATCGTTCAGCCCACCTGCAGGAGGTCCGTCTGCTTCACCAAGGG ATATGGACGCTATGTGGAGGGAACTGGCTCAGTGCTGCAgggctgcacagaaacacag ATGGAGAGTGTGTTTGCTGGTCTGGATCAGGTCTCTGAAGAAGAGAaagtgcagcagctgctgaagctgaaACTTCGTTACTTTACTCCCAGAGAAGTGGCCAATCTGATGGGCTTCCCCCAGAGCttca TGTTTCCAGAGGGAGTCTCCACCTTGCAGCAGTACAGAACTCTAGGAAACAGTCTGAATGTTGTGGTGGTGTCCAGACTGCTACAGCTGCTCGTCTCGTAG
- the trdmt1 gene encoding tRNA (cytosine(38)-C(5))-methyltransferase isoform X7, with the protein MQSGKDACGAVASVVSSDNNIHSESGIPGHVVAAIDINTTANQIYRHNFPDTPLWNKTIEGIALDDFNKLSFDMILMSPPCQPFTRIGLQGDISDPRTKSFLYVLDLLPRLHRLPRFILLENVKGFESSAARELLVKTLTGCGYSFQEFMVSPTSVGIPNSRLRYFLIAKMSTSFSTQARSELPDVFPHFAEADSSEQPTVLSPTCPGSCQSEEEVREGQVLYKLETAADAQRKRSQNQDLSIRQIQDFLEPQREGDLEQHLLPPRTLLRYALLLDIVQPTCRRSVCFTKGYGRYVEGTGSVLQGCTETQMESVFAGLDQVSEEEKVQQLLKLKLRYFTPREVANLMGFPQSFMFPEGVSTLQQYRTLGNSLNVVVVSRLLQLLVS; encoded by the exons ATGCAGAGCGGGAAAGATGCTTGTGGTGCAGTAGCTAGTGTTGTTAGCTCAGATAACAACATTCACTCAG AGAGCGGCATACCTGGCCATGTAGTGGCTGCCATCGACATAAACACCACGGCCAATCAGATCTACAGGCACAATTTCCCTGACACACCCCTCTGGAACAAGACCATAGAG ggCATAGCACTGGATGACTTCAATAAATTGTCTTTTGACATGATTTTGATGAGCCCTCCCTGCCAGCCATTCACCAG GATCGGACTTCAGGGTGACATCAGTGACCCCAGAACAAAGAGCTTCCTCTACGTCCTTGACCTTCTGCCGAG gCTTCACAGGCTGCCTCGCTTCATCCTGCTGGAGAATGTGAAAGGCTTTGAGAGCTCCGCTGCCAG AGAACTGTTGGTGAAGACACTGACAGGATGTGGATACAGTTTCCAGGAGTTCATGGTCTCACCCACAAGT GTCGGGATCCCAAACTCCAGACTGCGCTATTTCCTCATCGCTAAGATGTCAACAAGCTTCAGTACACAGGCAAGGTCAGAG CTTCCAGATGTCTTCCCACACTTTGCTGAGGCTGATTCCTCTGAGCAGCCCACAGTGTTGAGTCCTACCTGCCCAGGTAGCTGTCAGTCAGAAGAGGAAGTGAGGGAGGGTCAGGTCCTGTACAAACTGGAGACAGCAGCTGATgcccagaggaagaggagtcaGAACCAGGATCTGTCCATCAGGCAGATTCAGGACTTCCTGGAGCCTCAGAGGGAGGGGGACCTGGAGCagcacctcctccctcccagaACCCTGCTGAGATACGCTCTGCTGCTGGACATCGTTCAGCCCACCTGCAGGAGGTCCGTCTGCTTCACCAAGGG ATATGGACGCTATGTGGAGGGAACTGGCTCAGTGCTGCAgggctgcacagaaacacag ATGGAGAGTGTGTTTGCTGGTCTGGATCAGGTCTCTGAAGAAGAGAaagtgcagcagctgctgaagctgaaACTTCGTTACTTTACTCCCAGAGAAGTGGCCAATCTGATGGGCTTCCCCCAGAGCttca TGTTTCCAGAGGGAGTCTCCACCTTGCAGCAGTACAGAACTCTAGGAAACAGTCTGAATGTTGTGGTGGTGTCCAGACTGCTACAGCTGCTCGTCTCGTAG
- the trdmt1 gene encoding tRNA (cytosine(38)-C(5))-methyltransferase isoform X6, producing MQSGKDACGAVASVVSSDNNIHSESGIPGHVVAAIDINTTANQIYRHNFPDTPLWNKTIEGIALDDFNKLSFDMILMSPPCQPFTRIGLQGDISDPRTKSFLYVLDLLPRLHRLPRFILLENVKGFESSAARELLVKTLTGCGYSFQEFMVSPTSVGIPNSRLRYFLIAKMSTSFSTQARSEVRSQARSELPDVFPHFAEADSSEQPTVLSPTCPGSCQSEEEVREGQVLYKLETAADAQRKRSQNQDLSIRQIQDFLEPQREGDLEQHLLPPRTLLRYALLLDIVQPTCRRSVCFTKGYGRYVEGTGSVLQGCTETQMESVFAGLDQVSEEEKVQQLLKLKLRYFTPREVANLMGFPQSFMFPEGVSTLQQYRTLGNSLNVVVVSRLLQLLVS from the exons ATGCAGAGCGGGAAAGATGCTTGTGGTGCAGTAGCTAGTGTTGTTAGCTCAGATAACAACATTCACTCAG AGAGCGGCATACCTGGCCATGTAGTGGCTGCCATCGACATAAACACCACGGCCAATCAGATCTACAGGCACAATTTCCCTGACACACCCCTCTGGAACAAGACCATAGAG ggCATAGCACTGGATGACTTCAATAAATTGTCTTTTGACATGATTTTGATGAGCCCTCCCTGCCAGCCATTCACCAG GATCGGACTTCAGGGTGACATCAGTGACCCCAGAACAAAGAGCTTCCTCTACGTCCTTGACCTTCTGCCGAG gCTTCACAGGCTGCCTCGCTTCATCCTGCTGGAGAATGTGAAAGGCTTTGAGAGCTCCGCTGCCAG AGAACTGTTGGTGAAGACACTGACAGGATGTGGATACAGTTTCCAGGAGTTCATGGTCTCACCCACAAGT GTCGGGATCCCAAACTCCAGACTGCGCTATTTCCTCATCGCTAAGATGTCAACAAGCTTCAGTACACAGGCAAGGTCAGAGGTGAGGTCACAGGCAAGGTCAGAG CTTCCAGATGTCTTCCCACACTTTGCTGAGGCTGATTCCTCTGAGCAGCCCACAGTGTTGAGTCCTACCTGCCCAGGTAGCTGTCAGTCAGAAGAGGAAGTGAGGGAGGGTCAGGTCCTGTACAAACTGGAGACAGCAGCTGATgcccagaggaagaggagtcaGAACCAGGATCTGTCCATCAGGCAGATTCAGGACTTCCTGGAGCCTCAGAGGGAGGGGGACCTGGAGCagcacctcctccctcccagaACCCTGCTGAGATACGCTCTGCTGCTGGACATCGTTCAGCCCACCTGCAGGAGGTCCGTCTGCTTCACCAAGGG ATATGGACGCTATGTGGAGGGAACTGGCTCAGTGCTGCAgggctgcacagaaacacag ATGGAGAGTGTGTTTGCTGGTCTGGATCAGGTCTCTGAAGAAGAGAaagtgcagcagctgctgaagctgaaACTTCGTTACTTTACTCCCAGAGAAGTGGCCAATCTGATGGGCTTCCCCCAGAGCttca TGTTTCCAGAGGGAGTCTCCACCTTGCAGCAGTACAGAACTCTAGGAAACAGTCTGAATGTTGTGGTGGTGTCCAGACTGCTACAGCTGCTCGTCTCGTAG